A portion of the Planctomycetota bacterium genome contains these proteins:
- a CDS encoding SIS domain-containing protein: MEGSICGSVRAYFGLSNELVRSLDPRRLEAFARLLYDALLTERQVFVFGSGCSALTASHYVCDFIKTAAVEGRPRLRAISLSDSVGLATAIGNDLGYDETFIYPLETYALPGDLAVAISPSGSSPSILRACEWARANGLTVIGLTGFAGGKLRELADIHINAPCDNLGLIEDMHLAIGHVVSQMLRSWVLEQTEVLGRPVARHMAPAAGGAL; this comes from the coding sequence TCTGTGGCTCGGTGAGAGCCTACTTCGGGCTCTCGAATGAGCTCGTGCGGTCGCTCGATCCGCGCAGGCTCGAGGCCTTCGCGCGGCTTCTCTACGATGCGCTGCTGACGGAACGCCAGGTCTTCGTGTTCGGCAGCGGGTGCAGTGCGCTCACGGCCAGCCACTATGTGTGCGACTTCATCAAGACCGCCGCGGTGGAGGGGCGGCCCCGGCTGAGAGCCATCAGTCTTTCCGACAGTGTGGGGCTCGCAACCGCGATCGGAAATGACCTCGGCTATGACGAGACCTTCATCTACCCCCTGGAGACCTACGCGCTGCCGGGCGACCTCGCCGTTGCCATCAGCCCGTCGGGCAGTTCACCGAGCATCCTGCGTGCGTGCGAGTGGGCACGGGCGAACGGCCTCACGGTGATCGGCCTCACCGGCTTTGCGGGTGGGAAACTCCGGGAGCTCGCTGACATTCACATCAACGCTCCGTGCGACAACCTGGGCCTGATCGAAGACATGCACCTTGCCATAGGGCACGTCGTATCCCAGATGTTGAGGTCATGGGTACTGGAGCAGACCGAGGTGCTCGGCCGCCCCGTCGCACGCCACATGGCACCAGCCGCAGGAGGGGCACTGTGA
- a CDS encoding nucleotidyltransferase family protein — translation MKVLLLAAGLGTRLYPLTETVPKCLVPVAGRPLLDYWFDRLGEAGLREVLINTHHLAGRVRAYIERMNAKGDFNISEAFEPHLLGSAGTIRANRGFADDAEHCLIVYADMFSDVDLAEFLRFHGSHGDPFTMMLFRASDPRACGIAELDAAGRVIAFEEKPRYPASNLANGGVYAVTADAYREIADMDRIDIGYQVLPAFVGRMRGWEWNGYHRDIGSPDALRRASADAPLVLARRAAVCTRTLPESSVAMAPSARVCAEIHARLVRGAAEASCSPKRAIPPCQSGIFAEGP, via the coding sequence GTGAAGGTCCTCTTGCTCGCCGCCGGGCTGGGAACGCGGCTCTACCCCCTGACCGAGACGGTCCCGAAATGCCTCGTCCCGGTCGCGGGCCGGCCTCTGTTGGATTACTGGTTTGATCGGCTGGGCGAAGCCGGTCTACGCGAGGTGCTCATCAACACGCATCACCTGGCGGGCCGCGTGAGAGCCTACATCGAGCGGATGAATGCCAAGGGCGACTTCAACATCTCGGAGGCGTTCGAGCCCCATCTCCTCGGCTCCGCCGGCACCATCCGCGCCAACCGAGGCTTTGCAGACGACGCCGAGCACTGTCTCATCGTGTATGCCGACATGTTCAGCGACGTGGACCTGGCTGAGTTTCTGCGCTTCCACGGCTCGCACGGCGACCCGTTCACGATGATGCTCTTCCGCGCCTCTGACCCCCGTGCGTGTGGCATCGCCGAATTGGACGCTGCGGGCCGTGTCATCGCCTTCGAGGAGAAACCCCGGTATCCCGCCAGCAACCTGGCCAACGGCGGCGTCTACGCCGTGACAGCGGATGCGTATCGCGAGATAGCCGACATGGACCGCATTGACATCGGCTACCAGGTGCTTCCGGCCTTCGTCGGCCGCATGCGCGGCTGGGAGTGGAACGGCTACCATCGAGACATTGGTTCCCCGGACGCACTCCGCAGGGCCTCAGCGGACGCTCCCCTGGTTCTGGCCAGGCGGGCGGCGGTGTGCACACGAACTCTCCCGGAGTCCTCAGTCGCGATGGCCCCGTCAGCTAGGGTCTGTGCGGAAATCCACGCGAGGTTGGTCCGGGGCGCAGCCGAAGCGTCCTGTTCCCCGAAGCGTGCCATTCCCCCCTGCCAATCCGGAATTTTCGCCGAAGGCCCTTGA
- a CDS encoding Rrf2 family transcriptional regulator, producing the protein MELARSCHYAIRGLVHLASHAKPGVPILLHDIAEAIGAPEAFLSKIFQSLRASGLVRSHRGMARGYSLALDPARISLYDVIVATEGPATLHTSGVVSRETGTPFAQVWDEVEGLVARKLQQTTIADLASLSGAPGSAESAAS; encoded by the coding sequence TTGGAACTCGCCAGGAGTTGTCATTATGCGATCCGGGGACTGGTTCATCTGGCTTCCCACGCGAAGCCGGGGGTGCCGATCCTGCTTCACGATATCGCGGAGGCCATTGGTGCCCCGGAGGCCTTCCTCTCAAAGATCTTCCAGAGCCTGAGGGCATCGGGCCTGGTTCGCTCCCACCGCGGGATGGCCCGCGGGTACTCGCTGGCGCTTGACCCGGCCAGAATCTCGCTCTACGACGTCATCGTGGCGACAGAGGGGCCGGCAACCCTGCACACAAGCGGCGTCGTGTCGCGGGAGACGGGCACACCCTTCGCCCAGGTGTGGGACGAGGTGGAGGGCCTCGTGGCCAGGAAGCTCCAGCAGACGACCATTGCGGATCTAGCCTCGCTGTCCGGCGCACCCGGCAGCGCGGAGTCGGCGGCGAGTTAG
- a CDS encoding Rrf2 family transcriptional regulator, which yields MGAAWGIGFSPRTELAINGAVALASRKRREVGAARVAQEVGTAKANLSNVLNDLKRAGLIRWDGNGSAAWGRRRPSDVSLYDIAAAVGERFRVRCHMKGSDASVGLCRRCPMKCLSRPLRSEVVELFKARRLSDLMPTRS from the coding sequence ATGGGAGCGGCATGGGGGATCGGTTTCTCTCCACGGACAGAGCTGGCCATTAACGGCGCGGTCGCGCTGGCCTCCCGCAAGCGACGGGAGGTGGGGGCAGCCCGCGTCGCCCAGGAGGTGGGCACGGCAAAGGCCAACCTGTCCAACGTCCTCAACGACCTCAAACGCGCTGGCCTGATCCGCTGGGACGGCAATGGCTCCGCCGCCTGGGGCCGCCGTCGCCCATCGGACGTTTCTCTCTACGACATCGCCGCCGCGGTCGGGGAGAGATTCCGCGTGCGCTGCCACATGAAGGGGAGCGACGCGAGCGTCGGGCTCTGCCGTCGGTGCCCGATGAAGTGCCTCTCCAGGCCCCTGCGGTCCGAGGTCGTTGAGTTGTTCAAGGCTCGTCGCCTCAGCGACCTGATGCCCACGCGGTCGTGA
- a CDS encoding Rrf2 family transcriptional regulator has protein sequence MELAKSCDYAVRGLLYLAQRPDPFEPVLLRDVAREARAPEAFMSKVFQGLRACHIVRSHRGRARGYSLARPASEISLYDVILAMQGQAALSSMAPPADHEHAEHAFQRAWWRIEQQIVESLKRHTLETLLSPAAEPSA, from the coding sequence ATGGAGTTGGCGAAGAGCTGCGATTACGCGGTCCGCGGGCTTCTGTACCTGGCCCAGCGGCCCGACCCATTCGAGCCCGTTCTGCTGCGCGACGTCGCCCGGGAGGCAAGAGCGCCCGAGGCGTTCATGTCCAAGGTCTTCCAGGGCCTCCGCGCCTGCCACATTGTGCGCTCGCACCGTGGCCGGGCTCGTGGCTACTCTCTGGCAAGGCCCGCCAGCGAGATCTCCCTGTACGATGTGATTCTCGCGATGCAGGGCCAGGCGGCCCTCTCATCAATGGCCCCTCCCGCAGACCATGAGCACGCGGAACACGCGTTCCAGCGGGCGTGGTGGCGAATCGAGCAGCAGATCGTGGAGAGCCTCAAACGGCATACGCTCGAGACCCTCCTGAGCCCGGCAGCCGAACCCAGCGCCTAG
- a CDS encoding tetratricopeptide repeat protein — MLLLGQLHQARGEFTLCDKTYEAALKVAPENSELLLALARLYESRKDQAQSVEKAKTFLDRAVAAHPEAVGPRLHLASLLTQQKQFAAAEAHLKAAIERNPGDKAALGAYGDFLVKSGRVSEARKHLESSLEALEAWPEGRVRLIEVLLNLGETEAARSHLAKLPAVPEESATTKYLEGRLLTAEGRPSEAIGRFKEVIARSPRRAEVHFYQGVAYLGLGELGSARACFEEAARRDPFAVAPQRQIAAAALALGDPDAAIDAARKVIAAEPQDASTRRLVARAYAVRGNLAAAAEELEAVLKGASEPVEPTLELARLRSAAGQPQEAARLIQALPPEARSSSGARLTLASIYMDSKELGRARAELAQAIREAPKEVEPRAALGLLEIAAGKAAEAGAIADGLAAEEPPSVRAQLSASGLYERLGLLPKALEACRRAEALEPGNVEVAGRLLDLLLMMNQPEEALAAAKRLAEAKPERLSAQLAVPRVLVATKQWGSAIAALEELARSHPHEALPAGLLGRAYFGAGNQRRALEHLRKAAGLRPDWLDTCHLLADVCYRSGEYQEAITWSERILQRRPDMRSARLLSALSHAQRDDYPKAIEEYLAAKPHEPEPGYYIGLASLYERDAQQDEAEKALLRAHQLQPDSPTTVFALVRHYARVGTPAKADALLATLPAKAQREPGMLVVIGRHRMASGRVAEAEKAFRAAIEAEPKSASLRMVLGDLLKGAGRADEAREAYREAARLGAAEGRARIVESLCQAGRLAEAWAELGSARAAAPDASLRIAEARLLLAEAAHQAPGEKLAACQAACEAALRADPANAEAHLVLADSYLAERPARREAALAALQRAARLAGGPPAVSIRLADLLLDIGRPEEAERECRRALATAPALSPALETLAAAISRSKREMASEAIAGLLAREFPANPARHVLFGDSLAAQRKWQEAASAYRACLAEAPGMVRALAGLTQALVSAGEAAKAADECHRFLDANPGNVACLEVLGHVHLANQQASAAAEAYEAASRLAPAEHRFVAQAARAHLASGNPAKATACCQAYIAQWPRDPRGAITLGSLLAAQGKAAEAEREFAKALQLDPRSLDALRSFTEFCTQQRRYDAALDACNAFLKGWPNSAHALQLAARVQIARGDLAAAQASLEAAVGSDGTLLAPRFDLASLHLRRGQLDQAAAGFREILSSQPDRPDVLNNLAWCLAEAGRDLDEAKTTAARALAIAPDMPNALDTFGWICFRRKEYDEASKALRRSLELRPDSAASRYHLGAVLAAQGKRAEAVAELNQALASETPFADAEAARALLKNLSDAPPLPR, encoded by the coding sequence ATGCTGCTCCTGGGCCAGCTGCACCAAGCCAGGGGCGAGTTCACCCTGTGCGACAAGACGTATGAGGCTGCCCTCAAGGTCGCTCCCGAGAACTCGGAGTTGCTGCTCGCTCTCGCCCGGCTCTACGAGAGCCGCAAAGACCAGGCACAGTCCGTTGAGAAGGCGAAGACGTTTCTCGACAGAGCGGTCGCGGCCCATCCCGAGGCCGTGGGACCTCGGCTCCACCTCGCTTCGCTCCTGACTCAGCAGAAGCAATTCGCTGCCGCGGAAGCGCACCTGAAGGCCGCGATTGAGCGGAATCCGGGCGACAAAGCTGCGCTCGGCGCCTATGGCGACTTCCTTGTGAAGTCGGGGCGGGTATCTGAGGCGCGAAAACACCTCGAGAGCAGCTTGGAGGCGCTGGAGGCGTGGCCGGAGGGGCGCGTGCGGCTCATCGAGGTGCTGCTCAACCTGGGGGAGACGGAAGCTGCCAGGAGCCACCTCGCGAAGCTGCCGGCGGTGCCTGAAGAGTCGGCCACGACGAAGTACCTTGAAGGCAGGCTTCTGACCGCAGAGGGTCGGCCCTCGGAGGCCATCGGCAGGTTCAAGGAGGTGATTGCGCGCTCACCCCGACGCGCGGAGGTCCACTTCTACCAGGGGGTTGCCTATCTGGGCCTCGGCGAGTTGGGCTCGGCGCGAGCATGCTTCGAGGAGGCCGCACGACGCGACCCATTTGCGGTCGCGCCGCAGAGGCAGATCGCTGCGGCGGCGCTGGCGCTGGGGGACCCGGACGCAGCGATTGACGCCGCGCGGAAAGTGATTGCCGCTGAGCCGCAGGACGCCTCGACCCGGCGGCTTGTGGCTCGGGCGTATGCCGTTCGAGGGAACCTGGCCGCTGCGGCAGAGGAACTCGAGGCCGTGCTCAAGGGAGCATCCGAACCGGTTGAGCCGACCCTGGAACTCGCCCGCCTTCGATCCGCCGCGGGGCAGCCGCAGGAGGCGGCCCGCCTGATCCAGGCGTTGCCGCCCGAAGCGAGGTCCTCGTCCGGCGCCCGGCTAACCCTTGCATCTATCTACATGGACAGCAAAGAGTTGGGGAGGGCGCGCGCCGAACTCGCCCAAGCGATCCGGGAGGCCCCGAAGGAGGTGGAACCCAGGGCGGCCCTGGGGCTTCTGGAGATTGCGGCCGGGAAGGCAGCCGAGGCAGGGGCCATTGCCGACGGGCTTGCCGCCGAAGAGCCCCCCAGTGTGCGCGCCCAGCTGTCAGCCTCAGGGCTATACGAGCGGTTGGGCTTGCTGCCCAAGGCCCTCGAGGCGTGCCGCCGGGCAGAGGCCCTGGAGCCGGGAAATGTCGAAGTTGCGGGGCGCCTGCTCGATCTGCTCCTGATGATGAACCAGCCCGAAGAGGCGCTGGCTGCCGCCAAGCGACTCGCCGAGGCGAAGCCCGAGCGACTGTCCGCGCAACTGGCCGTCCCCCGAGTCCTGGTCGCCACGAAGCAATGGGGCAGTGCCATCGCGGCGCTGGAGGAACTCGCGAGAAGCCACCCGCACGAGGCCCTGCCCGCGGGCCTTCTTGGTCGCGCGTACTTCGGCGCGGGCAACCAGCGGCGCGCGTTGGAACACCTCCGCAAGGCGGCCGGGCTGAGGCCCGACTGGCTCGACACGTGCCACCTCCTCGCAGACGTCTGCTACCGAAGTGGAGAGTACCAGGAGGCCATCACCTGGTCGGAGCGCATCCTCCAGCGGCGCCCCGACATGCGAAGCGCGCGGCTGCTCTCCGCGCTCAGCCACGCACAGCGGGACGACTACCCCAAGGCGATTGAAGAATACCTCGCGGCGAAGCCGCACGAGCCCGAGCCTGGTTACTACATCGGACTCGCGAGTCTCTACGAGCGCGACGCGCAGCAGGACGAGGCCGAGAAGGCCCTGCTCCGGGCGCACCAACTTCAGCCTGACTCGCCGACCACGGTGTTCGCGCTGGTGCGCCACTATGCGAGGGTGGGAACGCCCGCGAAGGCCGATGCGTTGCTCGCGACACTGCCCGCCAAGGCACAACGGGAGCCGGGCATGCTCGTTGTCATCGGCCGGCACCGTATGGCGAGTGGACGGGTAGCTGAGGCGGAAAAGGCTTTCCGCGCAGCCATCGAGGCCGAACCGAAGTCGGCGAGTCTTCGCATGGTGCTCGGCGACCTGCTGAAAGGCGCAGGAAGGGCGGACGAAGCAAGGGAGGCGTACCGCGAAGCCGCTCGGCTCGGGGCGGCGGAAGGAAGGGCCAGGATCGTCGAGAGCCTCTGCCAGGCGGGTCGTCTCGCTGAAGCCTGGGCCGAGTTGGGGAGCGCCAGAGCGGCGGCCCCCGACGCAAGCCTTCGGATCGCGGAGGCGCGCCTTCTCCTCGCCGAAGCGGCCCACCAGGCCCCCGGGGAGAAACTCGCCGCGTGTCAGGCTGCCTGTGAAGCGGCACTGAGGGCCGACCCGGCCAACGCGGAGGCCCACCTGGTGCTCGCCGACAGCTACCTTGCGGAGCGGCCAGCTCGCCGCGAGGCTGCACTGGCAGCTCTCCAGCGCGCTGCGCGACTGGCGGGGGGGCCGCCCGCGGTCAGTATCCGCCTGGCGGACCTGCTCCTCGATATCGGGCGGCCCGAGGAGGCCGAGCGCGAGTGCCGGCGCGCGTTGGCGACGGCGCCCGCACTGTCTCCCGCGCTCGAGACTCTGGCCGCCGCCATCAGCAGGAGCAAGCGGGAGATGGCTTCTGAGGCGATTGCCGGCCTCTTGGCCAGGGAGTTCCCCGCCAATCCCGCCAGGCATGTCCTGTTTGGCGATTCGCTCGCAGCGCAGAGGAAGTGGCAGGAGGCGGCCAGCGCATACCGGGCCTGCCTGGCGGAGGCCCCAGGGATGGTTCGGGCGCTGGCCGGTCTCACGCAGGCTCTTGTCAGCGCTGGGGAGGCGGCCAAGGCGGCGGACGAGTGCCATCGGTTCCTGGACGCCAACCCCGGCAACGTGGCGTGCCTCGAGGTGCTCGGGCACGTGCACCTGGCGAACCAGCAGGCCTCCGCCGCCGCAGAAGCCTACGAGGCGGCGAGCCGCCTCGCTCCCGCAGAACACCGCTTCGTGGCGCAGGCGGCGCGGGCGCATCTGGCCTCGGGCAATCCGGCCAAGGCCACCGCGTGCTGCCAGGCCTACATTGCCCAGTGGCCGCGGGACCCGCGCGGCGCCATCACGCTCGGGTCCCTTCTGGCCGCCCAGGGCAAGGCGGCCGAGGCGGAACGGGAGTTCGCGAAGGCGCTTCAGCTCGACCCGCGCAGCCTCGACGCGCTCCGCAGCTTCACCGAGTTCTGCACGCAGCAGAGGCGGTACGATGCCGCCCTGGATGCCTGCAACGCCTTCCTGAAAGGATGGCCGAACAGCGCCCACGCGCTCCAGTTGGCGGCGCGGGTGCAGATCGCGCGCGGCGACCTGGCCGCGGCGCAGGCGAGCCTCGAGGCAGCGGTCGGCAGCGACGGCACCCTCCTGGCGCCGCGCTTCGACCTGGCATCGCTGCACCTGAGGCGCGGGCAGTTGGACCAGGCGGCCGCGGGATTCCGCGAGATTCTGTCGAGCCAGCCCGACAGGCCCGATGTCCTCAATAACCTGGCCTGGTGCCTTGCGGAGGCAGGGCGTGACCTCGACGAGGCGAAAACCACAGCCGCGAGGGCTCTCGCGATAGCCCCCGACATGCCGAATGCGCTGGACACCTTCGGGTGGATCTGCTTCCGACGGAAGGAGTACGACGAGGCGTCGAAGGCCTTGCGGCGCAGTTTGGAGCTCCGGCCTGACTCGGCTGCCTCACGCTATCACCTGGGAGCTGTGCTTGCAGCCCAGGGCAAGAGGGCGGAGGCCGTGGCCGAACTCAACCAGGCCCTGGCATCGGAGACGCCATTCGCCGATGCGGAAGCTGCCCGCGCTCTGCTCAAGAACCTTTCGGACGCACCCCCTCTTCCCAGGTAG